The Pandoraea vervacti DNA window CGGTGCCGCGTCCGCGCGAGATCCTCGTGATTTCGCCTCACTGGTCGACGCCCGCACCGCGCGTGGGGAGCCTGGCGCAACAACGCACGATTCACGATTTCGGCGGCTTCCCGCGCGAACTGTATGAACTGGAGTACCCGGCGCCCGGCGCGCCTGCGCTTGCCGAGCGCACTGTCCAGCGCCTGCGGGACGCCGGGCTACCCGCGCTCACCGACGACCAGTGGGGCCTCGATCACGGTGCGTGGGTGCCGCTGAGCTATCTGTACCCCGTGGCCGACATCCCGGTGACGCAGTTGTCGCTGCAACGCCAGATGCGTCCGGAATATCAGTACCGTCTCGGGCAAACGCTCGCCCCGCTGGCCCGCGAAGGGGTGTTGATCGTGGCGTCCGGCAGCTTCACGCACAATCTTCACGAGGTGTTCCGCGCCCCGACGGAAGACCGTGCCGAGGCGCCGTATCTCGCCGAGTTCGTCGAGTGGTTCACGCAACGTCTGGGCACGATGGATCTCGACGCGCTGTTCGATTACCGCGCTCGCGCCCCCCATGCCGAGCGTGCCCATCCCACGGACGAGCATCTGCTGCCGATCTTCGTCGCGATGGGGGCAGCCGACAACGCTCTGCACCAGACGCACTTCGATACCGGCGCGACCTACGGCGCGCTGCGCATGGATGCCTTTGCATTCGGCAACGCCGCGCCGTCGCTCGCCGAGGTGAACGCGCTGGCACAATAGCGGCGTCGACGTTCGGGCTTGCGCTCGCCGCTGCGCCCGGACGCCGCCTCCCACGACCCGTCGCCCCCCGTTTGAGGAGCTTTGCCCCGGCATGAACAAACTTCGCGAGATCGAATGCTTCATCGCCGTGGTCGAGTCGGGCAGCTTCGTGAAGGCCGCCGACACGCTGGGCATCTCGAAGACGGCCGCCTCGCGCTACGTCGCCGATCTGGAAGCGCGCCTGGGCACGCGATTGCTTCAGCGCACCACGCGTCGCCTGTCGCTGACCGAGCCCGGGCAACGCTACGTCGAGCGTTGCCGCCAGATTCTGGCGGAGCTCGACGAGGCCGACTCCATGGCCGGCGAGCAGGATGGCGAACCGACCGGGCCGCTGCGCATCAACGCGCCGCATACGTTCGGCGTGCTGCACCTCGCGCCGCTATGGCCCACGTTTCTCGCGCAGTTTCCCCAGGTTTCCCTCGACATCACGCTAAGCGACCGGCTCGTCGATATCGTCGACGAAGGGTACGACCTCGCGATTCGCATCTCCCGCTTGCCCGACTCCTCGCTCGTCCATCGACGGCTGGCCGGCACGCGCCTGGTGCTATGCGCCTCGCCCGGATACCTCGCGCAACACGGCACGCCGACGCACCCGAGCGAACTCACCCGCCATGACACGGTGGGCTACAGCTATTTCCTTCATCGTCGTGAATGGCATTTCGATGGCCCCGACGGTCCCGTGTCCGTTCAGACACATGCGCGACTGATCGCCGACAATGGCGACACCTGTGTGGCGGCCGCCGTGGCGGGCAGCGGCATCATTCTGCAACCGGCGTTTCTTGTGCAGGACGCGCTGCGCGACGGTCGTCTCGTCGAATTCCTGTCCGAATACACCCAGGGCGAGCGCGGCATCTATGTCGTGTACCCGTCGCGCAAAT harbors:
- a CDS encoding dioxygenase, with amino-acid sequence MSALPTLFVSHGSPLLAVDPGRTGPLLTALGRAVPRPREILVISPHWSTPAPRVGSLAQQRTIHDFGGFPRELYELEYPAPGAPALAERTVQRLRDAGLPALTDDQWGLDHGAWVPLSYLYPVADIPVTQLSLQRQMRPEYQYRLGQTLAPLAREGVLIVASGSFTHNLHEVFRAPTEDRAEAPYLAEFVEWFTQRLGTMDLDALFDYRARAPHAERAHPTDEHLLPIFVAMGAADNALHQTHFDTGATYGALRMDAFAFGNAAPSLAEVNALAQ
- a CDS encoding LysR family transcriptional regulator, with the translated sequence MNKLREIECFIAVVESGSFVKAADTLGISKTAASRYVADLEARLGTRLLQRTTRRLSLTEPGQRYVERCRQILAELDEADSMAGEQDGEPTGPLRINAPHTFGVLHLAPLWPTFLAQFPQVSLDITLSDRLVDIVDEGYDLAIRISRLPDSSLVHRRLAGTRLVLCASPGYLAQHGTPTHPSELTRHDTVGYSYFLHRREWHFDGPDGPVSVQTHARLIADNGDTCVAAAVAGSGIILQPAFLVQDALRDGRLVEFLSEYTQGERGIYVVYPSRKYLSAKVRAMIDFLVEAFAMPGWRVLDNR